In Aegilops tauschii subsp. strangulata cultivar AL8/78 chromosome 3, Aet v6.0, whole genome shotgun sequence, one genomic interval encodes:
- the LOC109755159 gene encoding uncharacterized protein encodes MALSRRLPLLLLLSLVAAMTAVTSTAPEVIVTKCYPPPTPTGTTPGVIVTRCYPPPTPTVNGSGAFPDSLLPLLDALPSAAARTGFASLGAGGALARGFCFGDPAPDPCLRCLSDAGRKITGQCGDASRRVGFLNDGCFLGYADTNASSSACPDADIGAVTFSGDAVPRLDDADVQKLVTVAQSLVPRSANGQLPAVNATATASNGDTVRVLAQCATDRAATECARCLRDSALQMARSWGAAAGAVQGSVAAVLGSNCYLRFEISAPPLPLGEQTRRMIKENVALTVCIAIIFVLVVAVMAWQLASSA; translated from the exons ATGGCGCTCTCCCGCCGccttcccctcctcctcctcctctccctcgtcGCCGCCATGACGGCGGTCACCAGCACCGCCCCCGAGGTCATCGTGACCAAGTGCTACCCGCCGCCGACGCCCACCGGCACCACCCCCGGGGTCATCGTGACCAGGTGCTACCCGCCGCCGACGCCCACCGTCAACGGCAGCGGCGCGTTCCCCGATAGTCTCCTCCCGCTCCTCGACGCCCTCCCCTCGGCCGCCGCGCGGACGGGCTTCGCCTCGCTGGGGGCCGGCGGTGCGCTCGCCCGCGGCTTCTGCTTCGGCGACCCCGCGCCCGACCCGTGCCTCCGCTGCCTGTCCGACGCCGGCAGAAAGATCACCGGCCAGTGCGGCGACGCCAGCCGGCGCGTGGGCTTCCTGAACGACGGCTGCTTTCTGGGCTACGCCGACACCAACGCTTCCTCCTCCGCCTGCCCGGACGCCGACATCGGCGCGGTGACCTTCTCCGGCGACGCCGTCCCGCGCCTCGACGACGCCGACGTGCAGAAGCTCGTGACCGTGGCGCAGTCCCTGGTCCCGCGGTCCGCGAACGGCCAGCTGCCCGCCGTCAACGCGACCGCCACGGCGAGTAACGGCGACACGGTGCGCGTGCTGGCACAGTGCGCGACGGACCGCGCCGCGACGGAGTGCGCCCGGTGCCTGCGGGACTCGGCGCTGCAGATGGCCAGGAGCTGGggggccgccgccggcgccgtgcAAGGAAGCGTGGCCGCTGTCCTCGGTTCCAACTGCTACCTCCGCTTCGAGATATCGGCACCGCCGCTGCCCCTGGGAGAGCAGACCC GGAGGATGATAAAGGAGAACGTCGCCCTGACGGTGTGCATTGCCATCATCTTCGTCCTAGTCGTGGCTGTCATGGCGTGGCAGCTTGCGTCGTCGGCATGA
- the LOC109755194 gene encoding uncharacterized protein, translating to MNGGIGGTAEGAPHPSTDWGPIIVAVILFVVLSPGLLFQLPARTRVVELGNMATSAIAILVHAVIFFCILTLVVVAIGVHVYAA from the coding sequence ATGAACGGTGGCATCGGGGGCACGGCGGAGGGGGCACCGCACCCGAGCACGGACTGGGGCCCGATCATCGTGGCGGTGATCCTGTTCGTGGTGCTGTCGCCGGGGCTGCTGTTCCAGCTGCCGGCCAGGACCAGGGTGGTGGAGCTCGGCAACATGGCCACCAGCGCCATCGCCATCCTCGTCCACGCCGTCATCTTCTTCTGCATCCTCACCCTCGTCGTCGTCGCCATCGGCGTGCACGTGTACGCCGCCTAG